Proteins from a single region of Gemmatimonas sp.:
- a CDS encoding twin-arginine translocation signal domain-containing protein — protein sequence MFSGLTASTDRRGFLRRGSAAGGLALLAPHQAGAAGSSPSPFDALADASAERGPAAHTLAMAERRWDLSWVQPVRRAEDKAVIDTAGISDGFALQIAARYLDNCDAVYGRGKHQARVVLNIRTRAIPLAMSDALWARFNLGADYSVKDPLTGESATRNPFLARAANAPAYEVSIQDLQARGAIVLVCDFAMGHLATRLATKLGITADAVHTELLAGLISGATPMPSGMFGLAKAQNAGCAFIGTP from the coding sequence CCACCGACCGCCGTGGCTTTCTCCGACGCGGCAGCGCCGCCGGTGGCCTGGCACTGCTTGCACCGCACCAGGCCGGCGCGGCCGGATCGTCGCCCTCGCCGTTCGACGCGTTGGCGGACGCGAGCGCCGAGCGCGGCCCGGCGGCCCACACGCTGGCCATGGCGGAGCGGCGCTGGGACCTGTCTTGGGTCCAGCCGGTGCGGCGCGCCGAGGACAAAGCCGTGATCGACACCGCCGGGATTAGCGACGGCTTCGCGTTGCAGATCGCCGCGCGCTACCTCGACAACTGCGATGCGGTTTACGGTCGTGGTAAACATCAGGCCCGCGTCGTGCTCAACATTCGCACGCGCGCAATTCCGCTCGCAATGTCAGACGCACTGTGGGCGCGCTTCAACCTCGGCGCCGACTACAGCGTCAAAGATCCGCTCACCGGCGAGAGCGCCACGCGCAATCCGTTTCTCGCGCGCGCGGCCAACGCGCCAGCGTACGAGGTCTCAATACAGGACCTCCAGGCGCGCGGCGCCATCGTGCTCGTGTGCGATTTCGCGATGGGACATCTCGCGACGCGACTGGCGACGAAACTTGGAATCACGGCAGACGCCGTCCACACCGAGCTGCTCGCGGGTTTGATTTCAGGCGCGACGCCGATGCCGTCAGGCATGTTTGGCCTCGCTAAGGCGCAGAATGCCGGGTGTGCGTTTATCGGCACGCCGTAA